The following coding sequences are from one Comamonas koreensis window:
- a CDS encoding TOBE domain-containing protein, producing the protein MIPQASLAAALAEKRSDRRMDVLRHIQDCGSISEAARRVGISYKAAWQALDTLSNLAGVELVQRSVGGKGGGGAQLTADALLLLEAADAMGHAREQLHVQLEHARQLPTAADPQARNAGQAGISVATTLARLQVMTSMRNQWPCVVAQLSRSGPLVQVQLQGADAGAQFVLHSHITDESAQLLGLRQGLPVLAMCKATAVAVQAESAAAALAPGGNVWQGAVTRATRGGTVQELAVRLQSGVQLVGFSREATSLRARSAVQVTVEPSAVVIALSGE; encoded by the coding sequence ATGATTCCCCAAGCATCGCTCGCTGCCGCGCTCGCCGAGAAGCGCTCTGACCGCCGCATGGATGTGCTGCGCCATATCCAGGATTGCGGCTCCATCTCCGAGGCCGCGCGCCGCGTGGGCATCAGCTACAAGGCGGCCTGGCAGGCCCTGGATACCTTGTCCAACCTGGCGGGTGTGGAGCTGGTGCAGCGCAGTGTGGGCGGCAAGGGCGGCGGGGGGGCGCAGCTCACGGCCGATGCGCTGCTGCTGCTCGAAGCGGCCGATGCCATGGGCCATGCCCGTGAGCAATTGCATGTGCAGCTCGAGCATGCGCGCCAGCTTCCAACGGCTGCAGACCCCCAGGCACGCAATGCCGGGCAAGCAGGCATCTCAGTGGCCACCACCCTGGCGCGATTGCAGGTGATGACCAGCATGCGCAACCAATGGCCCTGTGTCGTGGCCCAACTCAGCCGCAGCGGCCCCTTGGTGCAGGTGCAATTGCAGGGGGCCGATGCTGGCGCGCAGTTTGTATTGCATTCCCATATCACCGATGAGAGCGCGCAGCTCTTGGGCCTGCGCCAGGGCCTGCCGGTGCTTGCCATGTGCAAGGCCACCGCTGTCGCGGTGCAAGCGGAATCGGCCGCTGCCGCGCTGGCGCCGGGGGGCAACGTCTGGCAGGGTGCGGTTACACGGGCCACGCGCGGCGGCACGGTGCAGGAGCTGGCCGTACGCCTGCAGTCTGGCGTGCAGCTGGTGGGCTTTAGCCGCGAGGCCACGTCGCTGCGCGCGCGCTCTGCGGTGCAGGTGACGGTGGAGCCCTCGGCGGTGGTGATTGCGCTGAGCGGCGAATAA
- the modA gene encoding molybdate ABC transporter substrate-binding protein, giving the protein MIQRRFAPLALSLLAALAASAHADEVSVAVAANFTAPMQRIAAEFEKDSGHKAVLSFGATGKFYAQINNGAPFGILLAADDTTPAKLAQEGKGVAASRFTYAIGQLVLWSKQAGYVDDKGAVLKMGDYRHIAIANPKLAPYGLAAMETLKNLGLTDQVTPKIVQGENIGQTYQFAASGNAQLGFVALSQVMEDGKLREGSAWMVPSAMHEPIRQDAIVLSSAKDNAAATALMQYLQGDKARAIIRSYGYAF; this is encoded by the coding sequence ATGATCCAACGCCGCTTCGCCCCCCTCGCCCTGTCCCTGTTGGCCGCCCTCGCTGCCAGCGCCCATGCCGACGAAGTCTCTGTGGCTGTGGCCGCCAACTTCACCGCGCCGATGCAAAGGATTGCCGCCGAGTTCGAAAAAGACAGCGGCCACAAGGCGGTGCTGTCGTTCGGCGCCACCGGCAAGTTCTATGCACAGATCAACAACGGCGCACCCTTTGGCATTTTGCTGGCCGCCGATGACACGACGCCGGCCAAGCTGGCCCAGGAAGGCAAGGGCGTCGCCGCCAGCCGCTTTACCTACGCCATTGGCCAGCTGGTGCTGTGGAGCAAGCAAGCGGGCTATGTGGACGACAAGGGCGCCGTGCTCAAGATGGGTGACTACCGCCATATCGCGATCGCCAACCCCAAGCTCGCCCCCTATGGCCTGGCCGCGATGGAAACGCTCAAGAACCTGGGCCTGACCGACCAGGTGACGCCAAAAATCGTGCAGGGCGAGAACATCGGCCAGACCTACCAGTTCGCAGCCAGTGGCAATGCCCAGCTGGGCTTTGTGGCGCTGTCGCAGGTGATGGAAGACGGCAAGCTGCGCGAAGGCTCGGCCTGGATGGTTCCATCGGCCATGCATGAACCCATCCGCCAGGACGCCATTGTGCTGAGTAGCGCCAAGGACAATGCCGCCGCCACCGCCTTGATGCAATACCTCCAGGGCGACAAGGCGCGTGCCATCATCAGGTCCTACGGCTACGCGTTCTAA
- the modB gene encoding molybdate ABC transporter permease subunit, translating to MSTSLLSPDDWAAIWLTLELASVTTALLLVLATPLAWWLAHTASRWRGPIGAVVTLPLVLPPTVIGFYLLVTMGPNGPVGQLTSALGLGYLPFTFAGLVVGSLVYSLPFAVQPLQRAFEGLGRRPLEVAATLGASRIDSFFSVALPLARPGFITAAVLTFAHTVGEFGIVLMLGGNIPSKTRVVSVQIYDHVEAMEYAQAHWLAGCMVVFAFVVLVALQWLQPRDRNNASPL from the coding sequence GTGAGTACCTCCCTTCTCAGCCCCGACGACTGGGCCGCCATCTGGCTGACGCTGGAGCTCGCCAGCGTCACGACTGCCCTGCTGCTGGTGCTGGCCACGCCGCTGGCCTGGTGGCTCGCGCATACGGCATCGCGCTGGCGCGGCCCCATTGGCGCGGTGGTGACCTTGCCGCTGGTGCTGCCGCCAACGGTGATCGGCTTTTACCTGCTGGTCACGATGGGCCCCAATGGCCCGGTGGGCCAGCTCACCAGCGCCCTGGGTCTGGGCTATCTGCCCTTTACCTTTGCCGGGCTGGTGGTGGGCTCGCTGGTCTACTCGCTGCCCTTTGCCGTGCAGCCGTTGCAGCGGGCCTTTGAGGGCCTGGGCCGCCGCCCCCTGGAAGTGGCTGCCACCCTGGGCGCGAGCCGTATCGACAGTTTCTTCAGCGTGGCGCTGCCGCTGGCGCGCCCCGGATTTATCACCGCAGCCGTACTGACCTTTGCCCACACGGTGGGCGAGTTCGGCATCGTGCTGATGCTGGGCGGCAATATCCCCAGCAAGACGCGCGTGGTGTCGGTGCAGATCTACGACCATGTCGAAGCGATGGAGTATGCGCAGGCACACTGGCTGGCCGGCTGCATGGTGGTGTTTGCCTTTGTGGTGTTGGTGGCCTTGCAATGGCTGCAACCCCGCGACAGGAACAACGCGAGCCCCCTATGA
- the modC gene encoding molybdenum ABC transporter ATP-binding protein produces MTQAQNHHDGIHARLQLQRAAFQLQVDLQLPGEGVTALFGPSGCGKTSCLRAIAGLERAQGQVSVNGERWQDDDSAHWLPTHQRALGYVFQEASLFPHLSAHDNIRYGLRRTPAARQRVQIERLVELLGIGPLLGRKPATLSGGERQRVAIARALATSPRVLLMDEPLAALDAERKAEVLPYLDQLSDQLKLPILYVSHSIDEVGRLADRVVLLQTGRVVAQGPVADMLTALNAPLAQALPDAQQASLLEGQVCGHDLQDHLWSLQIGAHPQLQLHWTQADAHYRQGERVRLRVMARDVSLSLMPQTGSSILNSLPAVVTALQQSSPGQVLVQLRLAPGAADDTPHLLALVSARSARLLQLGPGLLVHAQLKGVAVLR; encoded by the coding sequence ATGACGCAAGCCCAGAACCACCACGACGGCATTCACGCGCGCCTGCAGCTGCAGCGCGCCGCGTTCCAACTGCAGGTGGACCTGCAGCTGCCCGGCGAGGGCGTCACCGCACTGTTTGGCCCCTCGGGCTGCGGCAAGACCAGTTGCCTGCGCGCCATTGCCGGGCTCGAACGTGCCCAGGGCCAGGTCAGCGTCAATGGCGAGCGCTGGCAAGACGATGACAGCGCCCACTGGCTGCCCACGCACCAGCGGGCACTGGGCTATGTCTTCCAGGAGGCAAGCCTGTTCCCGCACCTGAGCGCCCATGACAACATCCGCTACGGCCTGCGCCGCACCCCGGCCGCGCGCCAGCGCGTGCAGATCGAGCGCCTGGTCGAGCTGCTGGGCATTGGCCCGCTGCTGGGGCGCAAACCTGCCACCTTGTCGGGCGGCGAACGCCAGCGCGTGGCCATTGCCCGTGCACTGGCTACCAGCCCGCGCGTGCTGCTGATGGATGAACCGCTGGCGGCGCTGGATGCCGAGCGCAAGGCCGAGGTGCTGCCCTACCTGGACCAGCTCAGCGATCAGCTCAAGCTGCCGATCCTGTACGTCAGCCACTCGATCGACGAAGTGGGCCGCCTGGCCGACCGGGTGGTGCTGCTGCAAACCGGCCGTGTCGTGGCGCAGGGGCCGGTGGCCGACATGCTGACCGCGCTGAATGCCCCGCTGGCCCAGGCCCTGCCCGATGCCCAGCAAGCCAGCCTGCTCGAAGGCCAGGTCTGCGGCCACGACCTGCAAGACCACCTGTGGTCGCTGCAAATAGGCGCCCACCCGCAGCTGCAGCTGCACTGGACGCAGGCCGATGCCCATTACCGGCAAGGCGAGCGGGTGCGCCTGCGCGTGATGGCGCGCGATGTCAGCCTGTCGCTGATGCCCCAGACCGGCAGCTCCATTCTCAACAGCCTGCCGGCCGTGGTGACGGCCCTGCAGCAAAGCAGCCCAGGCCAGGTGCTGGTGCAGCTGCGCCTGGCACCGGGTGCGGCTGATGACACGCCCCACCTGCTGGCGCTGGTCTCGGCCCGCTCGGCACGTCTGTTGCAGCTGGGTCCCGGCCTGCTCGTGCATGCGCAGCTCAAGGGCGTTGCCGTCTTGCGCTGA
- a CDS encoding OmpA family protein yields MSSSQNNDGDERFALGLVFALITLVVLGVIWFGAYTGLHGAKSGQAGVVAAETGAKRGAVLGGTDPAVAAARAAAAAEAGNAAGATGVAAAAGGAAVVADDAAAVVIENGVVKFYFATAKAELAQGANEALVDVIAGVKAGQRAVISGYTDATGDADKNAELAKQRAFAVRDALLALGVTEDKLELKKPEAVESAGNNAQARRVEVVLAP; encoded by the coding sequence GTGAGTTCTTCGCAAAATAATGACGGTGATGAGCGCTTTGCCTTGGGCCTGGTATTTGCCCTGATCACCCTGGTGGTGTTGGGCGTGATCTGGTTTGGCGCCTACACAGGCTTGCATGGCGCCAAGTCTGGCCAAGCCGGCGTGGTCGCTGCTGAGACTGGCGCCAAGCGCGGCGCCGTGCTGGGTGGTACGGACCCGGCCGTTGCTGCTGCCCGTGCGGCCGCTGCGGCGGAGGCTGGCAATGCCGCTGGCGCTACCGGCGTAGCCGCTGCTGCTGGCGGTGCTGCCGTGGTGGCCGATGACGCTGCTGCGGTGGTGATCGAAAACGGTGTGGTCAAGTTCTACTTTGCCACGGCCAAGGCCGAGCTGGCCCAGGGTGCGAACGAAGCGCTGGTGGATGTGATCGCTGGCGTCAAGGCCGGCCAACGCGCCGTCATCTCGGGCTACACCGATGCCACTGGCGACGCAGACAAGAACGCCGAGCTGGCCAAGCAACGCGCCTTTGCCGTGCGCGATGCGCTGCTGGCCCTGGGCGTGACCGAAGACAAGCTGGAGCTGAAGAAGCCCGAAGCGGTGGAGAGCGCGGGCAACAATGCCCAAGCGCGCCGCGTGGAAGTGGTGCTGGCCCCTTAA
- a CDS encoding TRAP transporter small permease subunit: MQALLALSRAIDRLNAFVGKYSIWLIFAATFISAANAIVRKAFDASSNAFLEVQWYLFAWSFLLAAGYTLLHREHVRIDVINSRLSKTKQVWIDIIGFALFLTPLCVTILWLSMPVVIQMYQSGEMSGNPGGLIRWPVWAAIPVGITLLMLQGLSELVKRIAFLTGDGPDPMGKLSDKSAEEELAEALRAEAEIKQAQAAAAVQAAARQS; this comes from the coding sequence ATGCAGGCTTTACTCGCCCTATCCAGGGCTATCGACAGGCTCAATGCTTTCGTCGGCAAATACTCAATCTGGCTTATCTTTGCCGCCACCTTCATCAGCGCCGCCAACGCCATCGTCCGCAAGGCCTTCGACGCCAGCTCCAACGCCTTCCTGGAAGTGCAGTGGTACCTGTTCGCCTGGTCCTTCTTGCTGGCCGCCGGCTACACCTTGCTGCACCGTGAGCATGTGCGCATCGACGTCATCAACTCGCGCCTGTCCAAGACCAAGCAGGTCTGGATCGACATCATCGGCTTTGCGCTGTTCCTCACTCCGCTGTGCGTCACGATTCTGTGGCTGAGCATGCCGGTGGTGATCCAGATGTACCAATCTGGCGAAATGTCGGGCAATCCCGGCGGCCTGATCCGCTGGCCGGTATGGGCCGCCATCCCCGTGGGCATCACCTTGCTGATGCTCCAGGGCCTGTCCGAGCTGGTCAAGCGCATCGCGTTTCTGACTGGCGATGGCCCCGACCCGATGGGCAAGCTCAGCGACAAGAGCGCTGAGGAAGAGCTGGCCGAAGCACTGCGTGCCGAAGCTGAAATCAAGCAGGCCCAGGCGGCTGCAGCAGTCCAGGCTGCTGCGCGCCAGTCTTGA
- a CDS encoding TRAP transporter large permease: MEFIATNYAPIMFAGLIVFLLLGFPVAFSLGAAGLMFGFIGIELNVFPSSVMAWLPQRLIGIMANDTLLAVPFFTLMGLILERSGMAEDLLDTVGQVFGPIRGGLALAVIFVGALLAATTGVVAASVISMGLISLPIMLRYGYDRRLASGVIAASGTLAQIIPPSLVLILMADQLGKSVGDMYKGAFIPGFMLMGLYVLWVAFLAIFKPKLVPALPVEARIYREANGNAGYTSLIVVMGLSTIVAIFLANHMADIHTWWEGKLVTDVATDEKIVTAMCGGTFIAFVIASINRVFKLGLLSKLAERVTFVLIPPLLLIFLVLGTIFLGIATPTEGGAMGAMAALIMGFARKRLNMNLLKQALGSTTKLASFVMFIMIGATTFSLVFQAADGPKWVEHLLTSLPGGQTGFLIVVNVMIFFLAFFLDYFELSFIVVPLLGPVADKMGIDLIWFGVLLAVNMQTSFMHPPFGFALFFLRSVAPDKQYVDRVTHKVIEPVTTMQIYKGAVPFVLIQLIMVGVLIAFPGIVTGALEKPAVVDMQKVNEQMMNQLGNADGGYGDNPFASPDAPADAGAAPGSDAGAMPAPAAEGYGSDDPAKALQDSLGTAPAESK; encoded by the coding sequence ATGGAATTTATCGCTACCAACTACGCCCCGATCATGTTCGCGGGCCTGATCGTCTTTTTGCTGCTTGGTTTTCCCGTGGCGTTCAGCCTGGGCGCTGCCGGCCTGATGTTCGGCTTTATCGGCATTGAGCTCAATGTGTTTCCCTCGTCGGTGATGGCCTGGTTGCCCCAGCGCCTGATCGGCATCATGGCCAATGACACCTTGCTGGCCGTGCCGTTCTTCACCTTGATGGGCTTGATACTGGAGCGCAGCGGCATGGCCGAGGACTTGCTCGACACGGTGGGCCAGGTCTTTGGCCCGATCCGTGGCGGTCTGGCGCTCGCCGTGATCTTTGTCGGCGCGCTGCTGGCCGCTACCACCGGTGTGGTCGCCGCATCGGTCATCTCCATGGGCCTGATCTCGCTGCCCATCATGCTGCGCTACGGCTATGACCGGCGCCTGGCCTCGGGCGTGATTGCCGCATCGGGCACCCTGGCCCAGATCATTCCGCCCTCGCTGGTGCTGATCCTGATGGCCGACCAGCTGGGCAAGAGCGTGGGCGATATGTACAAGGGCGCGTTCATCCCCGGCTTCATGCTGATGGGTCTGTATGTGCTGTGGGTCGCCTTCCTGGCCATCTTCAAGCCCAAGCTGGTGCCTGCGCTGCCCGTTGAAGCCCGTATCTACCGCGAAGCCAACGGCAATGCCGGCTACACCTCGCTGATCGTGGTGATGGGCCTGTCGACGATTGTCGCGATCTTCCTGGCCAACCACATGGCCGACATCCACACCTGGTGGGAAGGCAAGCTGGTCACCGACGTGGCCACCGACGAGAAGATTGTCACGGCCATGTGCGGCGGCACCTTCATCGCCTTTGTCATCGCCTCGATCAACCGCGTCTTCAAGCTGGGGCTGCTGTCCAAGCTGGCCGAGCGCGTGACCTTTGTGCTGATCCCGCCGCTGCTGCTGATCTTCCTGGTGCTGGGCACCATCTTCCTGGGCATCGCCACCCCCACCGAAGGCGGCGCCATGGGTGCGATGGCCGCGCTCATCATGGGCTTTGCCCGCAAGCGCCTGAACATGAACCTGCTCAAGCAGGCGCTGGGCTCGACCACCAAGCTTGCCAGCTTTGTGATGTTCATCATGATTGGCGCGACGACCTTCAGCCTGGTGTTCCAGGCCGCAGACGGCCCCAAGTGGGTCGAGCACCTGCTCACCAGCCTGCCAGGCGGCCAGACCGGCTTCCTGATCGTCGTCAACGTGATGATCTTCTTCCTGGCCTTCTTCCTGGACTACTTTGAGCTGTCGTTCATCGTCGTGCCGCTGCTGGGCCCCGTGGCTGACAAAATGGGCATCGACCTGATCTGGTTCGGTGTGCTGCTGGCAGTCAACATGCAGACCTCGTTCATGCACCCGCCGTTCGGCTTTGCGCTGTTCTTCCTGCGATCGGTGGCGCCTGATAAGCAGTATGTGGACCGGGTCACACACAAGGTGATCGAGCCGGTGACCACGATGCAGATCTACAAGGGCGCTGTGCCGTTTGTGCTGATCCAGCTGATCATGGTCGGTGTGCTGATCGCCTTCCCGGGCATCGTTACGGGAGCTTTGGAAAAGCCGGCGGTTGTCGACATGCAGAAGGTCAATGAGCAGATGATGAACCAGCTGGGCAACGCAGACGGCGGCTATGGGGACAACCCCTTTGCCAGCCCGGATGCACCCGCCGATGCAGGCGCAGCACCGGGCTCCGATGCAGGCGCAATGCCGGCACCCGCCGCAGAAGGCTATGGCTCGGACGATCCAGCCAAGGCCTTGCAGGACTCGCTGGGCACTGCTCCCGCAGAAAGCAAATAA
- a CDS encoding TRAP transporter substrate-binding protein has translation MDRRSLIKNAGIAGVLAAGVAPAVHAQAAVRWRLASSFPKSLDTIFGSAEKLSAAVKAMSGGKFEISVHPAGELMPAFGVVDALQGDTIDMAQTAAYYFTGKDPIFAFSCAVPFGLTTLQMAGWKDHGNGRKLLDAFFEKYNFKTASAGNTTTQMGGWYRKEIKTVADLKGLKMRMGGGVFGEAMAKLGVVAQNMPAGDVYQALEKGTLDAVEFVGPYDDEKLGFNKVAPFYYYPGWWEGSADLEFFINIKKYNALSPENKAILDAATRVAAADMTAKYQVLNPIALKNLVANKTQLKPFSKELMDAGFKASMETFAEHEAKSPEFKKIHQDMRAFQKDQILWNRFSEYPFNQYMAQVKLP, from the coding sequence ATGGATCGTCGTTCGCTTATCAAAAATGCCGGTATCGCTGGCGTTCTGGCCGCAGGGGTGGCACCGGCCGTGCATGCACAGGCTGCAGTGCGCTGGCGCCTGGCCTCGAGCTTCCCCAAGTCGCTTGACACCATCTTCGGCTCCGCTGAAAAGCTGTCTGCGGCCGTCAAGGCCATGTCCGGCGGCAAGTTTGAAATCTCGGTCCACCCTGCGGGCGAGCTGATGCCCGCATTCGGCGTGGTCGATGCGCTGCAGGGCGACACCATCGACATGGCCCAGACGGCGGCCTACTACTTCACCGGCAAGGACCCGATCTTCGCGTTCAGCTGCGCCGTGCCCTTTGGCCTGACCACCCTGCAGATGGCGGGCTGGAAGGACCACGGCAACGGCCGCAAGCTGCTCGATGCCTTCTTTGAGAAATACAACTTCAAGACCGCATCGGCGGGCAACACCACCACCCAGATGGGCGGCTGGTACCGCAAGGAAATCAAGACCGTGGCTGACTTGAAGGGCCTGAAGATGCGCATGGGCGGCGGTGTGTTCGGTGAGGCCATGGCCAAGCTGGGCGTGGTCGCGCAGAACATGCCAGCGGGCGACGTGTACCAGGCGCTGGAAAAGGGCACGCTGGACGCGGTGGAATTTGTCGGTCCCTACGACGATGAAAAGCTGGGCTTCAACAAGGTCGCTCCGTTCTACTACTACCCCGGTTGGTGGGAAGGCTCGGCTGATCTGGAGTTCTTCATCAATATCAAGAAGTACAACGCGCTGTCGCCCGAGAACAAGGCCATCCTGGACGCCGCCACCCGCGTGGCCGCTGCCGACATGACCGCCAAGTACCAGGTGCTCAACCCCATCGCGCTGAAGAACCTGGTAGCCAACAAGACCCAGCTCAAGCCGTTCTCCAAGGAGCTGATGGACGCTGGCTTCAAGGCCTCGATGGAAACCTTTGCCGAGCACGAGGCCAAGTCGCCCGAGTTCAAGAAGATCCACCAGGACATGCGCGCCTTCCAGAAGGACCAGATCCTGTGGAACCGCTTCTCCGAGTACCCCTTCAACCAGTACATGGCCCAGGTCAAACTGCCCTGA
- the dxs gene encoding 1-deoxy-D-xylulose-5-phosphate synthase: MSTKTFPLLATVNDPADLRKMSRAELKTLARELREFVLESVSKTGGHLSSNLGTVELTIALHAVYETPHDRFVWDVGHQTYPHKILTGRRDRMQGLRQWGGISGFPLRSESEYDAFGTAHSSTSISAALGMAEAFKLQGSDRQAVAIIGDGAMTAGMAFEALNNAGVSDANLLVILNDNDMSISPPVGALNRYLAQLMSGQFYAKARGVGKSMLKQVPPLLELAKRLEQQAKGMVVPATLFENFGFNYIGPIDGHDLDSLIPTLENIRQLKGPQFLHVVTKKGQGYKLAEADPVAYHGPGKFDPAIGLVKPATPPKPTFTQVFGHWLCDMAAQDERLVAITPAMREGSGMVEFEKRFPKRYFDVGIAEQHSVTFAAGLACEGLKPVVAIYSTFLQRGYDQLIHDVALQNLPVVFALDRAGLVGADGATHAGNYDIAFTRAIPNMSVACPADERECRQLLSTAFAQNHPVTVRYPRGAGAGVAPLESLEGLPFGKGEIRRQAQPAVAGRPRIAILAFGSLLYPALQAGEALNATVVNMRWAKPLDTELLEQVAQSHEALVTVEDGCLMGGAGSAVLEALQQLHIDVPVLQLGLPDAFIEHGDPAKLMAMQGLDATGIERSIRERFAVPEAAAGQSAAA, encoded by the coding sequence ATGTCCACGAAGACCTTTCCCCTGCTAGCCACCGTCAATGACCCGGCGGATCTGCGCAAGATGTCGCGCGCCGAGCTCAAGACCCTGGCGCGTGAGCTGCGGGAGTTCGTGCTCGAGAGCGTGTCCAAGACCGGCGGGCACCTCAGCTCCAACCTGGGCACGGTGGAGCTGACCATTGCGCTGCACGCCGTCTATGAAACGCCGCATGACCGCTTTGTCTGGGATGTGGGCCACCAGACCTATCCGCACAAGATTCTGACGGGCCGGCGCGACCGCATGCAGGGCCTGCGCCAGTGGGGCGGCATCTCGGGCTTTCCGCTGCGCAGCGAGAGCGAATACGACGCCTTTGGCACCGCCCATTCATCGACCAGTATCTCGGCGGCGCTGGGCATGGCCGAGGCCTTCAAGCTGCAGGGCAGCGACCGCCAGGCGGTGGCCATCATTGGCGATGGCGCGATGACCGCCGGCATGGCCTTCGAGGCGCTGAACAACGCCGGGGTCAGCGATGCCAATCTGCTGGTGATCCTGAACGACAACGACATGAGCATCAGCCCGCCGGTGGGCGCGCTCAACCGCTACCTGGCGCAGCTGATGAGCGGCCAGTTCTATGCCAAGGCGCGGGGCGTGGGCAAGAGCATGCTCAAGCAGGTGCCGCCGCTCCTGGAGCTGGCCAAGCGCCTGGAGCAGCAGGCCAAGGGCATGGTGGTGCCCGCCACCCTGTTCGAGAACTTCGGCTTCAACTACATCGGCCCCATCGATGGCCATGACCTCGATTCGCTGATTCCCACCCTGGAGAACATCCGCCAGCTCAAGGGCCCGCAGTTTCTGCATGTGGTCACCAAAAAGGGCCAGGGCTACAAGCTGGCCGAGGCCGACCCGGTGGCCTACCATGGCCCGGGCAAGTTTGACCCGGCCATCGGCCTGGTCAAGCCCGCCACGCCGCCCAAGCCCACCTTTACCCAGGTCTTTGGCCACTGGCTGTGCGACATGGCCGCCCAGGACGAGCGCCTGGTCGCGATCACTCCAGCCATGCGCGAAGGCTCGGGCATGGTCGAGTTTGAAAAGCGCTTTCCCAAGCGCTACTTCGATGTGGGCATTGCCGAGCAGCACAGTGTGACCTTTGCCGCTGGCCTGGCCTGCGAAGGGCTCAAGCCGGTGGTCGCCATCTATTCGACCTTCCTGCAGCGCGGCTATGACCAGCTGATCCACGATGTGGCGCTGCAAAACCTGCCCGTGGTGTTTGCGCTGGATCGCGCGGGCCTGGTGGGGGCCGATGGCGCCACCCATGCCGGCAACTACGACATCGCCTTTACCCGCGCCATTCCGAACATGAGCGTCGCCTGCCCGGCCGATGAGCGCGAATGCCGCCAGCTGCTGAGCACCGCTTTTGCGCAGAACCACCCGGTGACCGTGCGCTACCCGCGTGGCGCGGGGGCCGGTGTGGCGCCACTCGAATCGCTGGAAGGCCTGCCCTTTGGCAAGGGCGAGATCCGCCGCCAGGCGCAGCCTGCGGTGGCGGGCCGCCCGCGCATCGCCATCCTGGCCTTTGGCAGTCTGCTCTATCCGGCCTTGCAGGCCGGTGAGGCGCTCAACGCCACGGTGGTGAACATGCGCTGGGCCAAGCCGCTCGATACCGAGCTGCTCGAGCAGGTAGCGCAAAGCCATGAGGCGCTGGTCACTGTCGAAGACGGTTGCCTGATGGGCGGCGCGGGCAGCGCGGTGCTCGAGGCATTGCAGCAGCTGCACATCGATGTGCCGGTGCTGCAGCTGGGCCTGCCCGATGCCTTTATCGAGCATGGCGACCCGGCCAAGCTGATGGCCATGCAGGGCCTGGATGCGACGGGCATCGAGCGCAGCATCCGCGAACGCTTTGCGGTGCCTGAGGCGGCCGCCGGCCAGAGCGCTGCGGCCTGA
- a CDS encoding polyprenyl synthetase family protein gives MTSAHDNFALWCSQELARVEDALTLWIAADAPANLGEPMRYAVLDGGKRLRPLLVLAAAQAVGSLDASQAEAALRAGCAVELIHAYSLVHDDMPCMDNDVLRRGKPTVHVQFGQAQALLAGDALQALAFEILVPEGSAISDGVQARLCRQLAWAAGYNGMAGGQAIDLASVGKQLSREQLQQMHKLKTGALLQASVEMGATCAGIQGAALAALKQYGAALGLAFQVIDDVLDVVADSATLGKTAGKDADNDKPTYVSLMGLQPARDYAHELLAEAQRALAGSGLPQTAALAALADMVVRRSH, from the coding sequence ATGACTTCAGCGCACGATAATTTTGCCCTTTGGTGCAGCCAGGAACTCGCCCGCGTGGAGGACGCCCTCACGCTGTGGATTGCCGCCGATGCCCCTGCCAACCTGGGCGAGCCCATGCGCTACGCCGTGCTCGATGGCGGCAAGCGCCTGCGCCCGCTGCTGGTGCTGGCCGCTGCCCAGGCCGTGGGCAGCCTGGATGCGTCCCAGGCAGAGGCCGCCTTGCGCGCCGGCTGCGCGGTGGAGCTGATCCACGCCTATTCGCTGGTGCATGACGATATGCCCTGTATGGACAACGATGTGCTGCGCCGTGGCAAGCCCACCGTCCATGTGCAGTTTGGCCAGGCCCAGGCCTTGCTCGCGGGCGACGCGCTGCAGGCGCTGGCGTTCGAGATCCTGGTTCCCGAGGGCAGTGCCATCTCCGATGGCGTGCAGGCGCGCCTGTGCCGCCAGCTGGCCTGGGCAGCGGGCTACAACGGCATGGCCGGTGGCCAGGCCATTGACCTGGCCAGTGTGGGCAAGCAGCTCAGCCGCGAGCAGCTCCAGCAGATGCACAAGCTCAAGACCGGCGCGCTGCTGCAGGCCAGCGTCGAGATGGGCGCCACCTGCGCCGGCATCCAGGGCGCAGCGCTCGCAGCACTGAAGCAATACGGCGCCGCCCTGGGACTGGCGTTCCAGGTGATCGACGATGTGCTCGATGTGGTGGCCGATTCGGCAACGCTGGGCAAGACCGCCGGCAAGGACGCCGACAACGACAAGCCCACCTATGTATCGCTGATGGGCCTGCAGCCCGCGCGCGACTATGCCCATGAGCTGCTGGCCGAGGCGCAGCGGGCACTGGCAGGCAGCGGTTTGCCCCAGACGGCCGCGCTCGCGGCGCTGGCCGACATGGTGGTGCGCCGCAGCCATTGA